From the Primulina tabacum isolate GXHZ01 chromosome 3, ASM2559414v2, whole genome shotgun sequence genome, one window contains:
- the LOC142539885 gene encoding uncharacterized protein LOC142539885, with the protein MVASHHFSRVDTLKLKDFIYRKIGPKRADNYFDQLEKFLSFKVNKADFDKSCIETIGRENLSLHNRLIKSILQNACHAKVPPQKPRKVEGLGVKVSSGYQKYCAKSLYGDMLLQSPRKCRSPVNRDRKFRDRSSPLGPLGKSPSLTVEETVVTQEQPNGKDLQSLNSRPLVDDGEEVNQVAGSTRFRRWGDITAPLGVFQNNDASPNVHLALKRINFAETCQSSFELPDTRSLTSHLREKLASEGVGISLDCVNLINNSLDVFLKRLIEPCLGVARSHSNGRMIAATSGTLQGRFTPRPLRPTSASMLDFRVAMESNPRILGDGWPTHLEKIRTYALEK; encoded by the coding sequence ATGGTGGCTAGCCACCATTTTAGTCGAGTGGACACACTCAAGCTTAAGGATTTTATCTACAGAAAAATTGGGCCAAAAAGAGCGGATAACTACTTTGATCAGCTGGAGAAGTTTCTCAGCTTTAAGGTTAACAAGGCTGATTTTGATAAAAGCTGCATAGAGACAATTGGAAGAGAGAATTTGTCCCTTCATAATCGGCTCATTAAATCCATACTCCAAAATGCTTGTCATGCTAAAGTTCCTCCTCAAAAACCTAGGAAAGTTGAAGGGCTTGGAGTTAAAGTTTCCAGTGGTTACCAGAAATATTGTGCAAAGTCTCTTTATGGTGATATGTTGCTTCAGTCTCCCCGCAAGTGTCGGTCTCCTGTTAATAGAGATCGTAAGTTTCGGGATCGTTCAAGTCCTCTCGGGCCTTTGGGTAAGAGCCCAAGTCTCACGGTTGAAGAAACAGTAGTGACACAAGAACAGCCAAATGGGAAAGATTTGCAATCTCTCAATAGTAGGCCTTTGGTTGATGATGGGGAAGAGGTGAACCAAGTAGCAGGAAGCACAAGATTTCGAAGATGGGGTGATATCACTGCCCCACTCGGTGTCTTTCAGAATAATGATGCTTCTCCAAATGTCCATCTTGCTCTTAAGCGTATAAATTTCGCAGAGACATGTCAAAGTAGTTTTGAGTTGCCCGATACCAGATCTTTAACGAGTCATCTGCGGGAAAAGTTGGCTTCAGAGGGAGTTGGAATTTCGTTAGATTGTGTTAACTTGATAAACAATAGTTTGGATGTTTTCTTGAAGAGATTGATCGAACCATGTCTGGGAGTTGCTAGATCACACTCGAATGGTCGAATGATCGCTGCTACGAGCGGAACCTTGCAAGGAAGATTCACACCAAGACCGCTACGTCCAACTTCTGCAAGCATGTTGGATTTCCGTGTTGCAATGGAGTCAAATCCTCGTATACTTGGGGACGGCTGGCCTACACACCTTGAAAAGATCCGCACTTACGCCCTAGAGAAGTAA